ACCTGTTCGGGATAAATGGCTGGAGCAACTTTCTCTACAAGATCACATCCGGATTATTTTGCAAACGGATAATCCGCAACTGCAGCGCTTACCCTGGCATCAGTGGGAACTTTTAACACGCTACCCCTTTGCCGAACTGGTCTTGAGTGCTCCAACCTATGAAGGCATTCAGCGCCAATCTAGCTCCACTGCTGGCATCAAGATTCTTGCCATTTTGGGGAGTAGCCAAGGCATCAATACTCAAGCAGATCACGGGTTACTGAATCAGCTTCCTAACGCAAATGTGACGTTTCTGGTAGAACCACAGCGGCAAGAACTCACCGATCAGCTATGGGATCAAAACTGGGATATTTTATTTTTCGCAGGCCATAGCCATAGCTCTAATCCCTGTGACACAGGCCATATTTGCCTCAATGCTCATGAAACACTGAATATCAATCAGCTGAAGTATGCTCTGCAGCAAGCCATTAGCAAAGGGTTACAGCTTGCTATTTTCAACTCTTGTGACGGTTTAGGACTCGCCCATCAACTGGCTGACATCCATCTGCCAGCCATGGTGATCATGCGCGAACCCATTCCTGATCAAGTAGCCCAATATTTTCTCAAGTACTTCTTAACTGCTTTTTCCAAAGGCAAACCTTTTCATTTAGCCGTCCGCGAAGCTCGGGAACGACTCCATGATCTTGAGCCTCATTTTCCATGTGCCACGTGGCTGCCGATTATTTGCCAAAATCCAGCCGAGATTCCACCCACATGGCAAAAGCTGAGTAAAAGTGATGGAGACGACTATTCTTTATGGCGCCATGACAATGACTCAGCAGCTCAAATCGTCACGATTGTCTTCACCGATTTAGTCAGCTCTACTGCCATTAAACAGGCTATGCCTGGCCTGGATGTCACAACCCGTAACCACCAGTATTACGACACAATTCTCCAACCCCACCGCCAACGCGTCACAGCTAGCTTAACGGCCTTTGGCGGTCGCTTGGTCAAAACAGAAGGGGATGGCTTTCTTATAAGCTTTCCAGGTGCCATGCAGGCTGCACAATGGTCCATCGCCCTGCAACAGCACCATGAACAAGATCCGATTACGACACCGTTTGGCCCCTTACAAGTCAGAATCGGTATGCATACAGGCAGCCCCTTATTGAAGGCTGAAGATCATGACTACATTGGCCAAGAAGTAGACTATGCCTATCGCATTTCTGACTTAGCTGATGGTGGACAAATCCTACTGTCAGAAGTCTCAGCCGTGTTGCTGCGCAATGCAGGCCTAACGGATATTACGGTGTATGACCATGACCATTGCTCCCTCAAAGGAATCGGCTGTGTACCTGTTTTCGAAATTCTCTGGGACAATCGGCAACCCCGTCCGGTGCGAGATACACCATCCACGGTCTCGAATTCTCGCCATCAAGACCGACAGTCACCGGAAGTAGAACAAACTTTGCCAACTGCTGTGGCACCAATTGTTGCGGAACTGCCTCTAGAAAAAGTATCTCTCTTTTCTAAAGTTCACCGTTTTTGTCGCCGTCCTCTTTTATCCGCCTTGCCTACCAGTCTATGTTTGACAGCTGCCATTATTGGCATTCGAGGGCTAGGCATTCTACAGCCCATAGAGTTTTGGGCATTTGATCAGCTCCTGCGCCTCAGACCAAATGAAGGTCCCGATCCCAGGCTATTAATTGTATTGGTCACGGATAAAGATATTCAGGCCCAAGGGGATCAGACGAAGCGGAGTTCTTTAAATGATCCAACCCTGACTCGACTCCTGACTCAGTTAAACAAGGCTAAACCCCAGGCCATCGGCTTAGACATTTACAGAGATTTTACCGTTGATCCGAACTACCCCCAACTCGCGACCCAACTCAAGAACAATGAGCGCTTAGTAGTTCCCTGTAAAGGGAGTGATTCATCCAGTAATACAGATGGCATCGCGCCTCCAACTGAAGTACAAGCACCCAATCGCATCGGTTTTACAGATTTTATCGAAGATGGAGATGGGGTGTTACGCCGACATATCCTTCATATGAACCATGAGCCTGCCTCTCCCTGTCAAGCGTCTTTCTCCTTCGGTTCTCTGTTAGCCTTCCATTACTTGGAACAGCAGTCACCCCAGACATTTTCCCTCAAGTTTGCTGAACCCGAAGGCCACCCCTTGGAGTTGCAGGTTCAAACGGATCAACCTGGTACCGGAACAACACGAACCACAATCTTTAAACAACTACAGCCCCATGGCGGCTATCAAGGGATTAACGATGACCGCATGAGAGGCTTGCAATTAATGCTAAATTATCGAGCCTTAAAGAGACCGACAGACATTGCCAAAACGGTAACTTTGGAGCAAGTACTGGCGGGACAAGTTAATGCCAATGCGATTAAAGACAAGGTTGTTTTAGTGGGAGTCCAAGCGAGTGGATCTGGAGATTTTTGGTCTACTCCCTACGGTGCTGGCCCCACTCAGAAGGTGGCAGGTGTTTTTGTGCAGGCTCATATGGCCAGTCAGATCATCAGTGCCGTTGAAGATCAACGTTCCTGCTTCAAAATATGGCCTCAATGGGCTGATGGTCTTTGGATCTGGGGCTGGGCAATGATGGGCGGCATCGTTGCTATTGTCTTCAAACTCACAACTCGCACCGGTGTGATCAGCACTGTTTTAGTGAGTGGATTGTTCAGCCTCTGTTTATGGGGCCTGATACAGGCCATCTGGATGCCGCTCATACCGTCCCTGATAGCTTTTGTCATCACGACCGTTGCGGTGCTGTTAGTGCGCACCAAAAAAATTGATCATGATCATCCAGCTTCTTAAATCCTCATCCCCAGTAAAGGAGATTTCGTTTATGCTGACTGCCCAACCTTTTTCTCGATCAATGCTGCTAACCTTAGCAGTTTGTACCATGGCAAGTGCAGGACTTTCTGGGCGCACACCCCATGTAATGGCCATGCATCAGCACCACCATCTGACCTTTACCATGCCAACTCCCCCCAGCGACCCCGGCGCCCCGACCGGTCGGCGTGAAGGTGGAAGCAGTCGTGGCGATAAAATTTACACTTTATGTAAGACGGAAGCAGAAGCAGCCAACAAACAATGTGCAACGTCCCGATTAACCGCTCTAGTACCTGAAATTGATGCAGAAAAACAGATCTGGGGGCTGACAACAGCTGATCACCCGGAATTCCTCTTCTACTTATCGAAGTTCAGAACCCCAGAACAACCCCAAACCACACGCCTGAACATTGAATTCGTCTTGCAAGACGAGAACGATCAATACGTCCACAAAACCCGTTTTGCTTTACCGTTGACGGAAGGTGGCATCATTCGTATTCCTATTCCTGCAAACCGAGATCCTTTACAGGTGGGCAAGCGATATACCTGGACGCTTTTGACAAAATTCGGACCGAACGAGACCAATTATGTACACGGCAGAATCTACCGTGTACAGATGGACACCCAACGCCAGCAGCAATTGCCAACAGCTTCCCCCTTGAAGCGTTTGGAAATCTATTTGGAAGAAGGCTTATGGTTCGATGCAATTTCGATGTTGGTTGATTTAAAGCAAGATGCTCCCCAAGATCTAACGCTGATCTCAAAATGGAACAGTTTGTTAGACAATATCAATCTCAAAGAACTGGCCACTGAACCCATGCTGTCCTGTTGTACCCCTGAACCCCATTTATCCCTCAAATAATCAGGTCTTTGATGATGCCTGATTATGGCTGTTGATAAACCGTTAGGAATAAGACAGGGTTTGAGTCTTTTGATTCCATTGCCAGCAAGGCTGGTTGGGCTGAATCCGTACGCCTCCTAACCAGCGATCGCACGTTTGTAGCGATCGCCAATGTTGCTGTTTATGGAGGAGAGCCAGTCCGAGTGGGGTAATGTCGAATAGGCGTTGCGGCCACGGTAAGTCTAGGGTTCCCGGCTGGACGGTGAGGGGCGAATTAGGAGCATCGAGGAGTTGTTGCAGCACAAACCAATACATGGTGTCTCCCAAATAGGGGAGGGGATCTCGCTCATGGATCAAAGCCTGAAACAGATCCTGGCCAAGACAGGCCCCTTCAGCCAAAATCGTCAAAGTCAAACGCTCCGTTAGGCTGAGGCCATCTTCTACCCAAGGGAATTCTTGTAAATGGCGCATGAGAGCAGGGGCGAGGGCAGACAATTTAGAGGTATCACTGGTCGCAATTGACCATAGATCTTTGGGAGAAGGAGCCGTCACCGCCTGCCAAGTGCGATCGCATAAGTGCATCTGTTCAGCGGTAATGGGCTGACGCTGGGACCACAGCAACGGCAAGGCTTCTACGGGTAACTGCCCTAACCCCCGAAAACATTGAATACCCGGAAAGGAATCAATGCAGATCAATTCTAGTTTTTGGGCATCTCCCAATTCATACCTAAAATAATGCAATAGGTAGGAAAGACTGAGCTGGTCATAACTATCAGCCTCAAACCACAACACAATGCGAGGATAGCGATGGCTGCCCTGCAGTTGATGGTATTCCAGACGAAGGCGATTGCGGACGGCTTCCAGTTCCATTTGATAGGCCGAGGCCATAAATCCAGCCCGTCGTTCAATATACTCTGACCGATTGGTAAGTGACTGCACCGGCCCTTGGCAAAACGGATCGGTAAACGCTAAATAATCCCCCACAAACCCTGCCTGTTGTAGACTCTGTTCCAGATCAGAACCACAGCGGATATGGAGCGTGGGACAATCTGCATCCTGAGGCACGAGTTGTGGAGCCTTTAGCTTGTTCCGAATCCGCTCCATTTGGTCAATGTGCGCTTTCATTTGCGACCAGCTGGAAAACCGATTTTCTCGAGCAATCACCAGCTGAGCATCTGCTAACTGCAGCAGATTCATAAACATGACTTGTCCTGGCCGACAGTCAGGATGATACTTCTGAAAGCGATCAATCGATATAGGATCTCCCGCTTTTGCCTTTTTCAAAATATCTTTAGCACGCTTGCGTTGTTGCTCAAGATTCAAGCGGCCATCATTTTTTGAATCAGGGTGTTGGGGCATTTAGTTAAGAAAGTCACCTGCGTTCGCTCCTCAGGAAAAGGTTTTTAGCGTAACTAATGATGGGCGCAGCCCTTTCCGCGAACGTGGTGGTGCTCACAACACTCTATTGAGTAAATATACCAGCAATATTTTTATTTGCACAAGAATTTTTTACGTTGAGCAATAGCAAGAAACTAGCGTTAATCCAATGCCCGAGAACGTCTTAGATTCATCATTTTTCGGGAAAAAGTGAATGTTTGCTCTTCTCATAAAGATTATGAGGTATAAGTTATAGCAATATTTAGACGATACTGAGAACAACCCATTTAAATACCCAAATCATTGGCCAATGAGGCTAACTTCCACATCATTCTCAAATCAAAAAGACAATGTTTGCTACAGGAAATATAGAAAACATTATCTACAAAAAAGAAAACTATAACTACTTAAGTAAGATAGATAACATACACAAAATTCAAGACTGCACACCAGCCGTTTCCAGGACTCACTAGTCTTGAGCTGTAGAGAATACCTCTATTAATGTGGTTACTCCGTCGTGTCAGAGTAATGCAAGTTTCAACGGCTATGCCTGACACAATACACTTCAGACAATAGCTTTTCCAGCACGGCGATACAGCGGAGCAAGCTCCCGTGCATCGCTTGTTTATCAAAGGCGGCACCCAGATTCGAACTGGGGATAAAGGCTTTGCAGGCCCCTGCCTTACCACTTGGCTATGCCGCCATTGGAGAACTTTTAGTTACTAACCTTGAGGTTAGCAATTTTACAAAAAGCTCAGCAATCATTAACCATATCATGGTTTAGAGAAGAATGGCTGCATAGACGCTAGTACTTGAGTTATCACTCCAGCAGGCTCAGCCCAGCAGCCCATTTATTCATGAATTACAAACCCTCTTTGGGAACCAGAGCCCACCACCCAAAGGACGGCCCCACAAATCGAACGACTATCCAGGAGAGCAGGACAATAAACACTCCAACCCAACTCCCTTTCATTACCAGGTTATAGATTTTCTCCAGCTGGCTCTTAGTCACAGGGAACCAAGACACCATTCTAGATTCTTTACCATAGTCGTTGCCTAAGGCTTCTTGACGACGTTTTGCTTCACCCATTTCTTTTCCCTAATCTAGACAACTAAAGTAGCAAGCAGTGCTGCTTAAATCTTATCGACAAAATGGGGTTGGACTACAGTGGGATCATTCTGATTTAAGATACGGTTCAATTATCTAGAGCCGCCGGTGACCAGATGTTGATGATGTCGCGAATAAGCTGTCATCCAGATAGTTAATGCGCGAATAGGGACTCATTGCCGTTAAGACTTGTTGGCCATAGCTGCGATGTAAGACCCGATTATCGAATAGAGCCACGATGCCTTGATGACGTCTGATGGGTGCGATCGCAGCCTGTAGCGTTCGCAAAGCCGTGGGTAATAAATAGAGACGGAACCAGTCTTGGCGATGCTGCTTATAGTAAGCCACCCGACCCGCGACCCGCGGATCTTCCAAGGAAGGGATAGGTAGAGTCGCCACAACCAGCAGGGCAGGAATGGGCAGGGTGGCCTGATGCTGTAACCAATAGTCCCAACCTGTAATCAGAATTGTTTCTGCGTCCAGATCTGACGTTTCCATCTGCACCCGAGAGCCAAATTCAGATGCCATCGCTGTTGCCATTTGACGCTGCATCGGCGTGTCTTCGATAATAATGACCGTCGGTCCACCGGGCTGAGCATTAGCCACCATGAGTAGATGCAGCTGCTTAAGTAAGGCCCCTTGAAAAGCAGGGGTATTGGGCATGGGTAAGCCATCTGGCAGATACAGCTGCACCGCTTCTGCTTCCCGGTTGGCTCCAAATTGGACATAGGTCATGTCTTCGAGGCCCAATTGCTGGCGAAACAGCTTCGCCTCGGGTTCGAGATCAAAACTACTGCCCATCAGCACCACCGGCTGTCGCGACCATAGCCCCTGCAAACTGCGATTCACTTCATTGGGGGCACAGTGCAAAATAAAAGCACCGTTGGCGCGGTTCAGACCACTCCAAAGTAAATGATGGTCGGACCGATAGGCTTGCCAGAACTGCTGCCAATTCGGTGGACTAAGGGTCATATCATGAGCCAGAACCGCCAGATGCAGCTGGGCTAGGACATGACGCTCTTTCTGCTCAATCAGGGTGTGGCCATAGGGATTTTCAGGATGCTGAAAGAGAGCACGGGTCAGCTTGACACGAGTCTCTCGAATCAGCTCTAACAGCGGCGGATAACACCAAGTGAGTTGCTCCCAGTCTGGTGGGTGTAAGGACAGGGTGAGCTGCTGCTGAGCCCAACCTTCGATTTGGTCGGCATTATCAATCAGAGTGGGGATATCGGTGGGAAACTGATAGGTCTGGGTGAGATAGTCTCGGAACCACGCCTCGGGGGTCACTAGTAACACCCCTTTAAAGTGATCGCCGGGCCAGTGGTCAGAGGCCAAAATTGGCTTCTTAATCTGCATCCATTCGTGGAGATGGGGCATTTCAGCCCGGAGCAGTTGCTGTTGTGCAGCCAAAGGGGCCACTAAAATCACGGCTTCTCGCCAGATCATCAGAGGCGCCAAATAGCTGAGACGGTGGAGCCCCTGATGTTTAGCGGCAGCACTAATTTGGATGAGGGCACTCCGTCGCAATCGGAAGGCTCGGGCAACGAGGCGAGCAATGGTGAGGTGATGAGGCCATTGATCAGATCCCTGATCCCGCAAGAAAGCATGGAGTTGGCGGTGGACTTCGACCTCAATCACAATCAAAAATGAAATGACAATGCATGACTTTCATTCTGGCACAGTCTCTAGATTGTGCCGAACACCCGCCTTAAGCCTGCTGTAAAAAGGCCACTAATGCTTGCAGCTTCTCCCAAGCAGCACCGCTAGCCAGAATGGCTTTGGCTTGGGTCACCCCCTCACCATAGGTCTCTACAGCATGACCGACAAATAAGGCTAATGCTGTATTCAAGGCCACAACATCCGTTTGGGCGGCTGTGCCTTTGCCTTGGAGCACCGCCTGCAAAATTTCGGCATTTTCGTCCACGCCACCCCCTTGTAGGGCTGTCAGGGGCGCTGCAGTCAGCCCTAATTCCGCAGGCTCCAAAATATCTTGACTCACCTGCCGATCATCAACAACCGCAATATCGGTCAGATCGCCCAATCCGGCTTCATCCAAATTTTCTCGCCCATGCAAAACGACGGCTCTTTGCACACCCAAGGTCTTGAGCGCTGAGGCGAGGGGGTAAAGCAAGGCTGGATCGTATACGCCTAGCACTTGTCCTGTGGGTCGGAGGGGATTGACTAATGGCCCTAACAGATTAAAGATGGTGCGAACTTTCAGGGTTTTGCGCAGGGGCACCACTGCTTTCATGGCAGGGTGCCAACCGGGGGCAAACAAAAACGTAATCCCCACCTCTGCCACAGCAGCCTGAATTTTCTCCGGTGGAGCAGCCAGATTGATACCCAAGGCTTCTAAAACATCAGCGGATCCCACCCGGCTAGAGGCAGAACGATTGCCATGTTTAGCAACAGGGATTCCAGCAGCAGCAGCCGTAAAGGCCACGGCAGTGGAGATATTAAAGGTTGAAGCGCCATCTCCCCCAGTCCCACAGGTATCAATCAGGGGAGAAGGCATAACCACCTGTGACTCTACAGATTGCTGCAGCAGTACGGTCGCCATCCCCGATAACTCGTCCGCCGATACTCCTTTCGCCTGCAGTGCTGCCAAAATCGCTCCTGATACAACTGGAGGCACGGCATCTTGCAGCCAGCCTTCCATCAATTGAGAGGCTTCAATTTGGGTCAAGGACTGACCCTCTAGGAGTTGTTGTAGGAGTTGAGACCCATCCAGGGTCTCTGGCGCTAACGTCATAAAACTATCCTGAGGCGAGAGTGGTGAGAGCAGACCCCGTGACCCGGCAAATTCGCCAGTCGGGGAGAACGGTTGCTCCTAGTGTTTCATAGAATGCGATCGCAGATTCGTTCCAATCCAACACACTCCATTCCAAGCGACCATAATCCCGCTCTGTCACTAAGTTTGCTAAGCACTGCAGCAATGCTTTACCAATCCCTTGCCCCCGATGGCGCTCTTGCACATACAGATCTTCCAAGTACAAACCGGGCTGAGTTAAAAAAGTCGAGTAGCTTGTAAAGAACAGGGCATAGCCGATGATCTGCTGATCCCTTTCAGCCACTAGCGCCTCTATGTAAGGTCTATCACCAAATAAGTGATTCTCTAAAGCATCTACACTGCCAGTGACCGCATCTTCTAAATGCTCATACTGGGCAAGTTCTAGAATCAGCCCAAACAATGCTGAGACATCCCCCTTCTCAACGGCACGAATTGAAATAGTTACATTCGCCATTTCTATTCCTCAGCCGCCGTAACGGTATTGGTAGACGAAAAACGCTCCGAGATCGCAGCCGTCATAATATGCGAGAGCAGGCCAATGGGACCCACCAACACACATAGAACTAACGAGTGGCTCGTCCAGATGCCCGTACGCTGACCTTCCCAGTAAATCCAGCGTCCCACAAACAAATCCATCACCAAAAAATGAACCCAAGCCGCCGCCGCTATCTGCTCTTGGCCAAACAACTGGGCAACATCAGCCAGGGTAGGATTCGCTAAGACCTTTGCTGATTCGGGGGTTAGGGCGACAGCAAATAGAGTAGTGTACACAATCGCCAAGCCCACAAAGGGCAAATAAGACGTAAGAAGGCGACGGGTCCAATCCCACTGGGGCAGAATAATCATTAATGCCCAGAAGGGCAGCACAAATACGTTGGCAATCGTAAACCATTGAGAGATCGTCATCATCAAGACCGTTACTGCGACCATTTCCCCTATTGTCAACTGATTGGGGACTATCTGAGCAAGAAGTTCCTAGGGTTATGATCTAAGATGAATGAGTCTTGCGTCTATCACTATTGAACTTAGGGAACACCTATGCCACGCCGTCGTACGAAGACTTCTGGGTTACATCGTTGGTCACGACCACTGATTGGAGCCCTTGCTGTGTTGGGGGCTACGAATACAGGATATTTGACGGCCACCAAACTAGCAGGTGGAGAAGCAGCCTGCCCCACAAAAGGATGCGATCTCGTTCTGTCTAGCCAATATGCCACCGTCTTAGGTCAGCCCTTAGCGTTGTTTGGCCTGCTGGCGTATATTGCAATGGCTGTTTTTGCCCTGGCTCCGCTGGCCATCGGTGGCGACAACAAAGAGTTGCGAGCAACCGCTGAAAACATCACTTGGTTCCTTTTATTTATGGGATCCACAGCCATGATGTTTTTCAGTTGGTACCTGATGTACATCATGTACTCTAAGTTCGTGGTGCCCTTTGGCGCTGGCGCTATTTGCATCTATTGCATTGCCTCAGCGACTCTGGCCACCTTGATGTTCCTCCTCACCATTCTGGGACGGTCATGGGAGGATGTCGGTCAGCTTGTCTTTACAGGCATTATTGTTTCAGTGGTGACGTTAGTTGGCACTTTAGGCATCTACTCGCATATTGATAAGCCTGCAGCAGCCAATTCAGACACAGAGTACAAGATCACATCTGCAACGGACCAGGTATTCTTTACCATCACCGATTCCTCTGGAGAAGCTGAGCTAGAGTTAGCTAAACATCTCAAACAAACCGATGCCAAAATGTTTGGTGCCTTTTGGTGTCAACATTGTGCAGCTCAGAAAAAGCTGTTTGGTGTCCAAGCCATTTCTGAAATGCCATATGTTGAATGTGCACCGGAAGGTCCTAGCCCTCAAGTAGAGGTATGTAGTGAGGAATTAGGCAAAGCTAGCGAGAAGCTGCGACCCATTATTGGTCGAGATGCGGGGTTCCCAACATGGAAGATTGGCGATAACTACTATTCTGGACAGCAATCTTTAACAGACTTGGCAGAATATTCCGGTTACACCGGTCCCAAAGATTTCAAGAATGCACTGAAGTAATTTTCGTCGACTAGCTGTAGCGTTCTTCAGCCCAAGGCTCTCCGCGTCGGTGGTACCCGTTTTCTTCCCAAAATCCGAGCTGTTCGTGATCTAGAAACTCTAAACCGTTCAGCCACTTGCCACTCTTCCAGGCATAAAGGTGGGGAACAACCAATCGTAGCGGCCCACCATGATCAACGGGGAGCGTCTTTCCATCTAAGGTGTGGGCAAAGAAGGTTTGCTCCTGCAAAAAATCGTCGAGGGTTAGATTTGTGGTGTAGCCCCCATAACAATGCTGCATAACATGGGTAACGCCTGGCTGCAGCTCTATCCGCTGCATAAAATCAGATACAGAAAAACCAGCCCAGCTTACATTTAGCTTGGACCAGTGAGTCACACAATGAAAATCAGCGGTGAAGGTGGATTGAGG
The Acaryochloris marina S15 genome window above contains:
- a CDS encoding helicase C-terminal domain-containing protein, which produces MIVIEVEVHRQLHAFLRDQGSDQWPHHLTIARLVARAFRLRRSALIQISAAAKHQGLHRLSYLAPLMIWREAVILVAPLAAQQQLLRAEMPHLHEWMQIKKPILASDHWPGDHFKGVLLVTPEAWFRDYLTQTYQFPTDIPTLIDNADQIEGWAQQQLTLSLHPPDWEQLTWCYPPLLELIRETRVKLTRALFQHPENPYGHTLIEQKERHVLAQLHLAVLAHDMTLSPPNWQQFWQAYRSDHHLLWSGLNRANGAFILHCAPNEVNRSLQGLWSRQPVVLMGSSFDLEPEAKLFRQQLGLEDMTYVQFGANREAEAVQLYLPDGLPMPNTPAFQGALLKQLHLLMVANAQPGGPTVIIIEDTPMQRQMATAMASEFGSRVQMETSDLDAETILITGWDYWLQHQATLPIPALLVVATLPIPSLEDPRVAGRVAYYKQHRQDWFRLYLLPTALRTLQAAIAPIRRHQGIVALFDNRVLHRSYGQQVLTAMSPYSRINYLDDSLFATSSTSGHRRL
- a CDS encoding DUF928 domain-containing protein, whose protein sequence is MLTAQPFSRSMLLTLAVCTMASAGLSGRTPHVMAMHQHHHLTFTMPTPPSDPGAPTGRREGGSSRGDKIYTLCKTEAEAANKQCATSRLTALVPEIDAEKQIWGLTTADHPEFLFYLSKFRTPEQPQTTRLNIEFVLQDENDQYVHKTRFALPLTEGGIIRIPIPANRDPLQVGKRYTWTLLTKFGPNETNYVHGRIYRVQMDTQRQQQLPTASPLKRLEIYLEEGLWFDAISMLVDLKQDAPQDLTLISKWNSLLDNINLKELATEPMLSCCTPEPHLSLK
- a CDS encoding vitamin K epoxide reductase family protein, whose translation is MPRRRTKTSGLHRWSRPLIGALAVLGATNTGYLTATKLAGGEAACPTKGCDLVLSSQYATVLGQPLALFGLLAYIAMAVFALAPLAIGGDNKELRATAENITWFLLFMGSTAMMFFSWYLMYIMYSKFVVPFGAGAICIYCIASATLATLMFLLTILGRSWEDVGQLVFTGIIVSVVTLVGTLGIYSHIDKPAAANSDTEYKITSATDQVFFTITDSSGEAELELAKHLKQTDAKMFGAFWCQHCAAQKKLFGVQAISEMPYVECAPEGPSPQVEVCSEELGKASEKLRPIIGRDAGFPTWKIGDNYYSGQQSLTDLAEYSGYTGPKDFKNALK
- a CDS encoding DUF1835 domain-containing protein — protein: MPQHPDSKNDGRLNLEQQRKRAKDILKKAKAGDPISIDRFQKYHPDCRPGQVMFMNLLQLADAQLVIARENRFSSWSQMKAHIDQMERIRNKLKAPQLVPQDADCPTLHIRCGSDLEQSLQQAGFVGDYLAFTDPFCQGPVQSLTNRSEYIERRAGFMASAYQMELEAVRNRLRLEYHQLQGSHRYPRIVLWFEADSYDQLSLSYLLHYFRYELGDAQKLELICIDSFPGIQCFRGLGQLPVEALPLLWSQRQPITAEQMHLCDRTWQAVTAPSPKDLWSIATSDTSKLSALAPALMRHLQEFPWVEDGLSLTERLTLTILAEGACLGQDLFQALIHERDPLPYLGDTMYWFVLQQLLDAPNSPLTVQPGTLDLPWPQRLFDITPLGLALLHKQQHWRSLQTCDRWLGGVRIQPNQPCWQWNQKTQTLSYS
- a CDS encoding ABA4-like family protein, whose product is MTISQWFTIANVFVLPFWALMIILPQWDWTRRLLTSYLPFVGLAIVYTTLFAVALTPESAKVLANPTLADVAQLFGQEQIAAAAWVHFLVMDLFVGRWIYWEGQRTGIWTSHSLVLCVLVGPIGLLSHIMTAAISERFSSTNTVTAAEE
- a CDS encoding GNAT family N-acetyltransferase yields the protein MANVTISIRAVEKGDVSALFGLILELAQYEHLEDAVTGSVDALENHLFGDRPYIEALVAERDQQIIGYALFFTSYSTFLTQPGLYLEDLYVQERHRGQGIGKALLQCLANLVTERDYGRLEWSVLDWNESAIAFYETLGATVLPDWRICRVTGSALTTLASG
- a CDS encoding sulfite oxidase-like oxidoreductase; protein product: MGKYFRKPNTSEKQRVPPGQHLANRFPVLTYGETPQITLEDWQFKVWGLVKEQTFVWSDILALPQSTFTADFHCVTHWSKLNVSWAGFSVSDFMQRIELQPGVTHVMQHCYGGYTTNLTLDDFLQEQTFFAHTLDGKTLPVDHGGPLRLVVPHLYAWKSGKWLNGLEFLDHEQLGFWEENGYHRRGEPWAEERYS
- a CDS encoding DUF2839 domain-containing protein, producing MGEAKRRQEALGNDYGKESRMVSWFPVTKSQLEKIYNLVMKGSWVGVFIVLLSWIVVRFVGPSFGWWALVPKEGL
- the trpD gene encoding anthranilate phosphoribosyltransferase encodes the protein MTLAPETLDGSQLLQQLLEGQSLTQIEASQLMEGWLQDAVPPVVSGAILAALQAKGVSADELSGMATVLLQQSVESQVVMPSPLIDTCGTGGDGASTFNISTAVAFTAAAAGIPVAKHGNRSASSRVGSADVLEALGINLAAPPEKIQAAVAEVGITFLFAPGWHPAMKAVVPLRKTLKVRTIFNLLGPLVNPLRPTGQVLGVYDPALLYPLASALKTLGVQRAVVLHGRENLDEAGLGDLTDIAVVDDRQVSQDILEPAELGLTAAPLTALQGGGVDENAEILQAVLQGKGTAAQTDVVALNTALALFVGHAVETYGEGVTQAKAILASGAAWEKLQALVAFLQQA